GCGCATGAGCGACACGGCGTTTCGCTGGACACTCCGCGTCGACGATCCCCGGCAAGCACGGATGGACCTGCTGGTGCTGAGCGCCGCGCTGGTGACAGTGTTGCCCGCTGCGGAAACCGTGCTGGTGAGTGCCCAGGGCGGCGTTCAGGTCTTTGATGCCGCCTGGGAGCCCTTAGATCTGGGCAGGCTGCCGTTCGACTTGGCCCGTTGGTTTGGGGTGGGGGTGTACGCGTTGCCGGGTCCGGGTCGGCCGGGCTGCCGGATTGAGCGGCGTTATCGCTCGGCGTCCGTGTCGAACACGCCGTCGTCTTCAAAGGGCACGGCCAGCTGATCTTGGAGGTGCTGATTGAGGAACCGGGCGGGTCGGAAGACCACGCGGCGCGGCTGTCCCTCGCAATGCAAACTGCCGAGGCCGGGCAGGCTGACGGTGGTGTCGAGTTCGAGGTGACGCTTGATCACCTGGAACACAGTCTGCACGGCCAGGGTGGCCTGCTCGGGCTCGAGCTGGGCGAGGCGTTGGAGTTGGGCGGTGAGCTGCACCCGTCCGACCCGGTGGGGGGTGAAGGGGTCGGCGTCACGGTCGGCGTCGGACATGCTTCTAGCGTGGCGTGCATCAAGATGACGCGGGCCTGGAGGGTGCTTGGAAAAGCGTCACCTTGATTGCAGGCATGCTCCAGGAGTGGCTGGCCGTGTCCGCCACGGAAGGAGACGCGATGACGAGAACGACGCGGTGAAGATCAGCGAGGTTCTGTAAGGTTAATCCTGCGGCTGGCAGACGAACAGCAGGGGTGGTCTGAAGTTCAGACCACCCCTGCACTGACCTCACGCCAGAGCTGACATGCCCGGTATTGGTTGCTTCTTCTGATGTGGGCGGGAACGATAGTTCTGGTGTGGCGGTGAAGGTTGGTGACTCGGGCTTGGAGATTCAGGAATTCCTGGGTTCGCTTGATCTTCCTGAAACCGAGTTGACCACGCTCTTGTTGTCGTGTGGGACGGTGGGCTTGCTCAATCAGGTTTTTGCAGCGGTCCGTCGAGATGACCTGCTGATGGTCGATCTCCTGAAGTGCTGGAAGTTCTCGGATGGTGGCCCCGTAACTGGCAAGTTTGTCGGTGCAGATCGTCGCTGGGATGTGATATTCGCCGAGCAGGCGAGCCAGGAACGTTCTTGCTGCTTCGGTATCTCGGTGGCGCTGCAGCAAGATGTCGAGCACGATCCCGTGCTCGTTCACGGCTCTCCAGAGCCAGTGACGGACACCGCCGACGGTGGTACAGACCTCGTCCATGTGCCACCGGGAACCCCGTCGGGGTTCCCGGTGACGCAGCTCTTCAGCGATGAGCGGCGAGAATTTGATGTTCCACTCGCGAAGCGTGTCGTGGCTGACCTCAATACCACGCTCCTGAAGCAGTTCCTGCACATCTCGGTAACTGAGCGGGAAGCGAGGGTACAGCCAAACCGCGTGCTGGATGATGCTGATCGGGAAACGGCGGCGGTAGGGCTTACAGTCATTCACTGTCCACCACCATACCGGTTAACCTGCCAGAACCTTGCGCCTAACAATTGCCTGTCAGATAAATTTAGTACATCGGATTGGGGGTGTCGCCCACCTCCAGCACTTCCAGCACGTCGCCCACCCGGAGCCGCCCGGTCCGTTCTTCATACGGCGCGTCCTGCACCATGTTCTGCCCGAACGGAACTTTGCGGTCACGCTGGCGGGTGCGTGTCAGCGTTCGCAGCGGCTCGGCGCTCATGCGGCCTTCCTCCGTCACATTGACCATGCTGCACCGGGCGCAGCTTTCGACCACCTCGAAGTGCAGCCCCCCGATGCGGATACGCCGCCAGCAGTCCTCGCTGTAGGGGGGCAGATCGCCGCCGATCAACAGATTGGGCCGGAAATCCTGGACCGTGACCGGGCGAGGACTGCGGGTGTTCACGTCGGCAAGCGACGCGGCGGTGATCAGGTTGAAGGGATTGCCGTCGACATACGCCAGAAGCGAGCGGTAAGGCCTGCCGGTAGGCTGCCAGCGCTCCACGTCGTCTGGCAGGTGCAGCAGCGTGCAGCCGTTTTCCAGATAATCGCTGAACCAAGCGGTTGCCTCGTCCGATACCTCGGTGCCCCCGACCTCGCTCCCCCAGAAGTCGATGCTCTGGCCCTCTTTCTGGGGCTGTGCAGGCACATGCAGCCTCGGCATGCCGGGCGCTTCCACCCGCAGGCCCGCGCCTTCCAGCGTCACCTGAAGCTGCCGCATGCGCGGAAACTGCCGCTGCGTCACCGGCTGCCGTCCCTGGTCGATCACCATCCAGCGCCGAT
The nucleotide sequence above comes from Deinococcus ruber. Encoded proteins:
- a CDS encoding IS6 family transposase, with product MNDCKPYRRRFPISIIQHAVWLYPRFPLSYRDVQELLQERGIEVSHDTLREWNIKFSPLIAEELRHREPRRGSRWHMDEVCTTVGGVRHWLWRAVNEHGIVLDILLQRHRDTEAARTFLARLLGEYHIPATICTDKLASYGATIRELPALQEIDHQQVISTDRCKNLIEQAHRPTRQQERGQLGFRKIKRTQEFLNLQARVTNLHRHTRTIVPAHIRRSNQYRACQLWREVSAGVV
- a CDS encoding MOSC domain-containing protein — its product is MPTPPAPLTLSALYIYPIKSAGGIQLDSSEVGPRGLHLDRRWMVIDQGRQPVTQRQFPRMRQLQVTLEGAGLRVEAPGMPRLHVPAQPQKEGQSIDFWGSEVGGTEVSDEATAWFSDYLENGCTLLHLPDDVERWQPTGRPYRSLLAYVDGNPFNLITAASLADVNTRSPRPVTVQDFRPNLLIGGDLPPYSEDCWRRIRIGGLHFEVVESCARCSMVNVTEEGRMSAEPLRTLTRTRQRDRKVPFGQNMVQDAPYEERTGRLRVGDVLEVLEVGDTPNPMY
- a CDS encoding HU family DNA-binding protein, producing MSDADRDADPFTPHRVGRVQLTAQLQRLAQLEPEQATLAVQTVFQVIKRHLELDTTVSLPGLGSLHCEGQPRRVVFRPARFLNQHLQDQLAVPFEDDGVFDTDAER